In one window of Gossypium arboreum isolate Shixiya-1 chromosome 4, ASM2569848v2, whole genome shotgun sequence DNA:
- the LOC108460912 gene encoding pentatricopeptide repeat-containing protein At1g10270, giving the protein MSLFRLLLLRSINRDPPKPAASLLLTHFFHNVALNPTSENPIQGPPTPPPPPPQRSYAFTSAEEAAAERRRRKRRLRIEPPIHALRASAPSAPPTRDPNAPRLPDSTSALVGHRLNLHNRVQSLIRASDLDAASLLARSSVFSSTRPTVFTCNAIIAAMYRNKRFNEAIALFHFFFKQSDLVPNVVSYNNLINTHCDRGEVDIAIQVYHEILEKAPFNPSPVTYRHLTKGLIDAGRIGEAVDLLREMLNKGHGADSLVFNNLISGFLNLGNLDKANELFDELKERCLVYDGVVNATFMEWWFNQGKDKEAMESYKSLLDRKFKMPPPTCNTLLEVLLKHGKTKEAWTLFEDMLDNHTPPNTQAVNSDTFNIMVNECFKLGNIEEAIKTFKKVGTKPGSKPFAMDVAGYNNIITRFCEHGMLSEAEKFFQELCGKSLSPDVPMYRIMIDAYLKAERVDDALRSFTKMVETGLRVVASFGTRVFSEFLKNGKNLEAATLLTKMGEKEPKPDASIYDVVVRGLCNADELDKSLDVLDQMMKYSIGVTPALQDFVRGAFGKVGRTEELDRVLNENRWRFPGRQPRPFGQSPRSPSGHAEMGGWQSSGSPQMAGGQQFSGPSQMPGQQSLSWRST; this is encoded by the coding sequence ATGTCCCTTTTCCGCCTCCTCCTCCTCCGCTCCATCAACCGAGACCCTCCCAAGCCCGCCGCTTCCCTTCTCCTCACCCACTTCTTCCACAATGTAGCGCTTAACCCGACTTCCGAAAATCCAATCCAAGGTCCTCCCACCCCTCCCCCTCCCCCACCACAACGCTCCTACGCCTTCACTTCAGCAGAAGAAGCCGCTGCTGAACGCCGCCGGCGCAAGCGCCGTTTGCGAATTGAGCCCCCGATTCATGCCCTTCGTGCCTCTGCCCCCTCTGCCCCTCCCACTCGTGACCCTAATGCCCCAAGACTTCCAGACAGCACCTCAGCCCTCGTTGGCCATCGCCTTAACCTTCACAACCGTGTTCAGTCGCTTATCCGCGCCTCCGACCTAGACGCCGCCTCTCTCCTTGCTCGCTCCTCCGTGTTCTCCTCTACTCGTCCCACCGTCTTCACTTGTAACGCTATCATAGCGGCCATGTACCGCAACAAACGCTTCAACGAGGCAATTgctctttttcattttttctttaaGCAGTCTGATCTTGTTCCAAATGTTGTCTCTTACAACAATTTGATTAATACCCATTGCGATAGGGGTGAAGTTGATATTGCTATCCAAGTTTACCACGAGATTTTGGAGAAGGCACCTTTTAACCCCTCTCCGGTGACGTATAGGCACTTGACCAAGGGCTTGATCGATGCTGGGAGGATAGGGGAAGCTGTGGATCTGCTGAGGGAGATGTTGAATAAAGGGCACGGTGCCGACTCTTTGGTTTTCAACAACCTTATATCAGGGTTTTTGAATTTGGGGAATTTGGACAAAGCCAATGAGTTGTTTGATGAGTTGAAAGAGCGTTGTTTGGTTTATGACGGGGTTGTCAATGCTACGTTTATGGAATGGTGGTTTAATCAGGGAAAAGATAAGGAGGCCATGGAGTCGTATAAGTCGCTGTTGGATAGGAAATTTAAGATGCCTCCTCCCACTTGTAATACCCTTTTGGAGGTTTTGCTTAAACATGGGAAGACCAAAGAAGCTTGGACCTTGTTCGAAGATATGTTGGATAATCATACCCCTCCTAACACACAGGCGGTGAATTCAGATACTTTCAATATCATGGTGAATGAGTGTTTCAAGTTGGGGAACATTGAGGAGGCTATTAAAACATTTAAGAAGGTAGGAACGAAGCCTGGATCCAAGCCTTTTGCTATGGACGTGGCtggttataataatattattacaagGTTTTGTGAACATGGGATGCTATCTGAGGCGGAGAAGTTTTTTCAAGAATTGTGTGGCAAGTCTTTGTCACCAGATGTTCCAATGTATAGAATCATGATTGACGCATACTTGAAAGCAGAGCGGGTTGATGATGCTCTGCGGTCTTTTACCAAGATGGTCGAGACTGGTTTGAGGGTGGTTGCCAGTTTTGGAACCAGGGTTTTCAGTGAATTTCTAAAGAATGGTAAGAACTTGGAAGCAGCCACACTTTTGACGAAAATGGGGGAGAAAGAGCCTAAACCTGATGCCTCTATTTATGATGTTGTAGTCAGAGGGCTTTGCAATGCTGATGAGCTAGACAAAAGCCTAGATGTACTGGACCAGATGATGAAGTATTCCATCGGTGTTACTCCTGCATTGCAGGATTTCGTGCGTGGAGCTTTTGGGAAAGTTGGGAGGACTGAAGAACTTGATAGAGTTTTAAATGAAAATAGGTGGAGATTCCCTGGGCGTCAACCTCGACCTTTTGGACAGTCACCACGGTCACCCTCCGGACATGCTGAGATGGGTGGATGGCAGTCATCAGGTTCTCCACAAATGGCAGGTGGACAGCAATTTTCAGGACCTTCTCAAATGCCAGGGCAGCAGTCATTGTCATGGAGATCAACTTAG